The following coding sequences lie in one Silurus meridionalis isolate SWU-2019-XX chromosome 19, ASM1480568v1, whole genome shotgun sequence genomic window:
- the LOC124401949 gene encoding little elongation complex subunit 1-like: protein MQKRAGVEHQLLELKETDTRQNLEIRGLESKVSSPKKRMSLIKEELFKLESEMNKDANTRLDFRDLNFRSLEKSIGSIKEKLSKLENELNKEKKSSSTQTGNEQKADEDVKSPLPGNQTQANLRAKRAASGMPPPSAAKKPRLDAAPHKHTTQSLITSALETLQDSCYDVLSQISIDALLEGNCELPSLTDEEKSVISKFCVNELLTETFLKVVLDKITAEKESMGHEILQSLCRVYVGLCEKRGDFHKAHVLAYRFLKEDFTEAPKLIMVMVTAWPSVFSNNSPLCRAVHIVSKLKAYKKVYHLLSKYLHWDTEPPGNIYRTITSTLKALLEDTSLTFQKSSWYGDDLCPAAWEYVFSLDLLCAQLGWVWTITHVIRKGVWLNLKTWLLQTRTEETQFKNVSVAAIFRLIGQLGQKGLKENLAASVENLAKRITKFRKQKLSKDLPWEVQLAMVYATHDLAPSNPKVALKALESWKQNLTKPVPPAVTKCLEQISQLYSQTK, encoded by the exons ATGCAAAA aaGGGCCGGTGTTGAACACCAGCTTTTGGAACTTAAAG aaacagACACCAGACAAAATCTGGAAATTCGAGGCCTGGAGAGCAAAGTCAGTAGCCCCAAGAAACGCATGAGCTTAATTAAG GAAGAACTCTTCAAACTGGAGAGCGAGATGAACAAAG ACGCTAACACCAGACTGGATTTCCGAGACCTGAATTTCAGAAGCCTCGAGAAAAGCATCGGTTCAATTAAG GAAAAACTCTCCAAACTGGAGAACGAGTTGAACAAGG agaaaaagagttCCTCCACTCAGACTGGGAATGAGCAGAAAGCTGACGAAG atgtCAAATCTCCCCTCCCAGGAAATCAAACCCAGGCAAACCTGAGAGCAAAGAGAGCAGCATCAGGCATGCCACCACCCAGTGCTGCTAAAAAGCCTCGACTTGATGCtgcacctcacaaacacacaacacaatcccTCATCACTAGTGCATTAGAAACACTGCAGGATTCCTGTTATGATGTTTTATCTCAAATATCGATTGATGCACTACTTGAAGGAAACTGTGAACTTCCTTCTctgacagatgaagaaaaatctgtcatttccaagttttgtgtaaatgag TTGTTAACTGAGACATTTCTGAAAGTGGTTTTGGACAAGATCACGGCGGAGAAAGAGTCTATGGGACATGAaatcctgcagtctctctgtagggtttatgtgggCTTGTGTGAAAAGAGAGGAGACTTTCATAAAGCACATGTCCTCGCCTACAGAtttcttaaagaag acTTTACTGAAGCCCCAAAACTGATCatggtcatggtgacagcatggccaagtgttttttccaataacagccCTTTATGCAGAGCCGTTCACATAGTCAGCAAACTGAAGGCATACAAAAAGGTTTATCATTTGCTCAGCAAGTATCTGCACTGGGACACG GAGCCTCCAGGAAACATCTACAGAAccatcaccagcacactgaaAGCTCTACTGGAAGACACAAGTCTGACATTCCAGAAGAGCAGTTGGTATGGTGATGATCTCTGTCCTGCTGCCTGGGAATACGTGTTTAGCCTGGATCTTCtctgtgcacaactgggctgggTTTGGACCATCACCCATGTTATACG AAAGGGTGTTTGGCTGAACTTGAAAACTTGGCTGTTGCAAACACGAACAGAGGAAACACAGTTCAAAAACGTCTCTGTAGCAGCAATTTTCAGGCTAATTG GGCAACTTGGACAAAAAGGCCTTAAGGAGAACCTGGCAGCATCTGTCGAAAATCTGGCAAAACGCATAACCAAGTTCAGGAAACAAAAACTCTCAAAAG atttgccgtgGGAGGTGCAGCTCGCAATGGTttatgccactcatgatctggcacccagcaacccCAAAGTTGCTCTGAAGGCTTTGGAATCATGGAAGCAAAATCTCACAAAGCCCGTTCCTccagccgtcaccaagtgccttGAGCAGATCAGCCAACTCTATtctcaaacaaaataa